The window AAGAAAGGATAGATGAATACATTCTTGAACTTTCTATAGAAAATCCTAAGAATCAAATATTTGTGCCTGAAGATTTTGATGATAAATTTTTAGTGTTTCTAAAAGAAGATCTTGTAAATATTGATGCCATATGTAAAGAATGGAAAAAGATACATCTCGATCCAAAGTTGGGTGTGTTTAAAAAATTATTAACTCAGGAACTTTTACGCAAAGACTATAATCCATCCGGTAAGCTGGTGATTTTTACAGAATCAAAAGACACTGCAAAATACTTATTTAAGGAATTTAGCCAATGGGGATATGAACAGCAAACACTGATGATTTCGGCTGAAAATCGCAAATCTATGCAAAGTCGGATTCTAAGTAATTTTGATGCTAATTTGCCAGGCAAACAAACCGATGATATTAAATACCTAATTACTACTGAAGTATTGGCAGAGGGTATTAACCTACACAGGGCAAATATTTTAGTTAATTACGATACGCCATGGAATGCCACACGGCTAATGCAGCGAATAGGTAGGGTTAATCGAATAGGTAGCACTGCGGAAGTTATTTATAACTACTCGTTTTACCCAAGCCGAGAAAGTGATGCGTTAATAAGTTTATACAACAACGCGTACATAAAATTACAGGGATTCCATTCCGCTTATGGCGAAGATGCACAAGTATACACTCGCGAGGAAGTGTTAGAACAGGTTACTTTACACATTAAGGGCTTGCCAGAAGAAGAAGATAAACGCTTAAAATATCTTGAATTTATTCGCGATTTTAGGAATAAAAACGAAAAAGAGTTTAAACGTATAGCGCGATTACCTCTGCGTGCACGGACCGCACGGGATACGCAGCAAGCTGATAGAAAAAACATGAAAGGCCAAACCTTGGTGTTTTTAAAATCGGATTATAAAATGGATTTTTTTAAGGTTGCCGATAAGAAAATTGAACCTTTAAGTTTTGTAGAAGCCGCCGAGATATTTGAAGCCAAACCTAATGAACTTGCTGCTGACGAGTTGGCATCTTATCATCACACACAGGTACAAATGGCTGTGAAAAAATTCGAAGAGGATTTGCTTACACAATCTTCCGATGCTTTATCCGGTCCACATGCCGATGCCAAAACAAACCAGGCTAAAAAGTTTATACGGGAAGAAAAGGCTAACAGTACGGATGAGAAATTCAGAAAAGCCTGCGAATTGCTTTATGCCCTACTTGAAACGGGTACTTATACTAATTTGGCGGCCGAAATAAACCAGGTGCGCCTAAAATGCGATAAAAACCAAATGCCAGTAGCAAAGGCGCATAACTTATTATTAACCTACGCGGTAAAATATGGCCATCAGGTCAATAATGACGACGACGAGCAGCCCGAATTACCTGTAACAATTACCGATAAACCTGCTATTATAATTTCAGAAACCTTCACCTTATAAGTCACATATGTTAAATACAGAACAGCTTCGGCCTATTTTAGAGAATAAATACAACCGCGATGATTGGTACAAAATTCTGAGGCAAAACTTTAATGTAGATGTATTAAGAGATAATCCTCCTCCAATAATAGCAGTTACAGGAAATGAATTTAATGCCATTGCCTATGAACTAGGCGAATTTGATACTACAGATGGATTTAAAGTTGGTATCTATGAGGTTGATGTACCTGGAGTTAAGCAGATCTATCGCAATAAAGTTGGTTTACGCAAATTGCTTCAAAACGTTTATACCACCACCGTTGACGCTGCATTAATAGTTTTCACCCAAGGCGATAAGTGGCGGTTTAGCTATGTTAGTGAAGTAACAACACGTAATCCTGATACCGGAATACGTGAAAGCATTAAAACAGATGCTAAGCGTTATACCTACCTTTTTGGAAAAAACGAAAAAGCTAAAACAGCTGCCGACCGTTTTTCAAACATTCAACAGGGAGATATTATAGGTGGTAAGGGCACAACCCTGAAAGGCCTTCAGGATACCTTTAACGTTGAAAAAATGTCAAAAGAGTTTTTTGACAAATATCGCAAACATTACGGCGCGTTCTTAAGCTATTTGATTGGTGAAAATGAGGATGGTAAAGTTTTAGGCACCCCTTCTGCTCAATTCAAAACAATTTTTAACGCTGACGATAAAAAGGCACGCGACTTTGTAAAGAAGATGCTAGGCCGTATTGTTTTTTTATATTTTTTGGAAAAGAAAGGCTGGCTGGGGGTACCGGAATATGAAAGTTGGGGCAAAGGCGATCCTGATTTTTTAAGAAATCTTTTTAACGAAAGCAAAGATCAAGCAGGGTTTTATCCATTGGTATTGGAGCCTTTGTTTCATAATACGTTGAATGAAATACGTGATGGAGATTTTTTTGCAATAGACGACTCCTTATTTTACACAACAAGATATAGTAAACTTAAAATCCCATTTTTAAATGGCGGTTTATTTGAGGCGGAAACATACAATACAGATTTTCTTGTTTTCCCGGCCGATCTATTTAAAGATTTATTCACCTTTTTCGATCGATATAACTTTACTGTTCATGAAGACAGTCCTGAAGAACATACGGTAGCTGTTGATCCGGAAATGTTAGGTCACATTTTTGAAAATCTATTAGAGGACAATAAAGACAAGGGTGCTTTTTATACCCCTAAAGAAATAGTACATTATATGTGTCAGGAAAGCCTAATTGAGTACCTCTACACTAGATGTAAAACCGACCTTGATGAAGAATTGCGTGATGGGCTTGATCGGCTTATAAAGAACCAAGAATTAAGCGGCATCGCAGGCTATGAAGAAGCAATATTGGTTGCATTACGCGATGTAAAGATATGCGACCCCGCGATAGGCTCCGGAGCTTTCCCGATGGGTATTTTATTGGAAATTTTCCACGCGATTGAAACACTGCATTATGCTATTGAAGATACAACAGAACGTGTATGGTCGCTAAAAGGTGGATGGAATCCGGCTCAAGTGAAACTTGATATTATCCAAGGAAGTATTTATGGTGTCGATATTGAACCAGGTGCTGTCGATATTGCACGTTTACGATTTTGGTTAAGTTTGGTAGTTGATGAGGAGACGCCTCAACCACTGCCGAATCTTGATTATAAGATAGTTGTTGGCAATAGTTTGATTAGCAAACTAGGAGATACCGTTATTGACATTGATTGGAATATTAATGGAGGAACACAAACGGATGTTTTTGGTAATGAAAGTGTGTTTAAACGACTTGAATTGCTAAAGGCGATATCAAACAAACAGAAAAAATATTTTCACCCTTTTAATACAAGTAAAAAGCAATTGGGTAAAGAAATACGCAATTTGAAAATAGATATTATCATTAATCAGTTAGAATTAATGATAAACACAAAAGGGATATTATCCAAGCCGCCCCAAAACAGTAAAAAGTTCGTGCAACTCACGGAGTTATATGTTCTAACTCAAAGTTGGAAAAACAATATTAATGAACTGAGAAAACTTAAAGAAAATGATGAATTACCATTAAATTTTTTTGATTGGAAATTGGACTTTCCAGAAATACTAAATCCAATGTTAAAAGAAAATGGTGGTTTAAACACAACAGGGTTTGATATTGTAATTGGAAACCCACCTTATGTAAAAGTTCAAAACATAGACTACAGGGAAATTGATCTTTACAAAGAAAGATATCAAGTTGCTTATAAACGGTTAGATATTTCGAGTTTGTTTTTTGAACTAAGTGACAGCCTTGTCTCAGTTAATGGTAATTGCTTTTATATATCTTCTAATCAATTTTTAGTGGCGGAGTATGGAAGAAACTTGAGAGATTTTTTAACTAAAAAGTTGTGGGTAAAGAGCTGTGTCGATTTTGGTGGATTATCTGTATTTGAGAGTGCCGTTACCTATGTAA is drawn from Mucilaginibacter ginsenosidivorax and contains these coding sequences:
- a CDS encoding Eco57I restriction-modification methylase domain-containing protein, producing the protein MLNTEQLRPILENKYNRDDWYKILRQNFNVDVLRDNPPPIIAVTGNEFNAIAYELGEFDTTDGFKVGIYEVDVPGVKQIYRNKVGLRKLLQNVYTTTVDAALIVFTQGDKWRFSYVSEVTTRNPDTGIRESIKTDAKRYTYLFGKNEKAKTAADRFSNIQQGDIIGGKGTTLKGLQDTFNVEKMSKEFFDKYRKHYGAFLSYLIGENEDGKVLGTPSAQFKTIFNADDKKARDFVKKMLGRIVFLYFLEKKGWLGVPEYESWGKGDPDFLRNLFNESKDQAGFYPLVLEPLFHNTLNEIRDGDFFAIDDSLFYTTRYSKLKIPFLNGGLFEAETYNTDFLVFPADLFKDLFTFFDRYNFTVHEDSPEEHTVAVDPEMLGHIFENLLEDNKDKGAFYTPKEIVHYMCQESLIEYLYTRCKTDLDEELRDGLDRLIKNQELSGIAGYEEAILVALRDVKICDPAIGSGAFPMGILLEIFHAIETLHYAIEDTTERVWSLKGGWNPAQVKLDIIQGSIYGVDIEPGAVDIARLRFWLSLVVDEETPQPLPNLDYKIVVGNSLISKLGDTVIDIDWNINGGTQTDVFGNESVFKRLELLKAISNKQKKYFHPFNTSKKQLGKEIRNLKIDIIINQLELMINTKGILSKPPQNSKKFVQLTELYVLTQSWKNNINELRKLKENDELPLNFFDWKLDFPEILNPMLKENGGLNTTGFDIVIGNPPYVKVQNIDYREIDLYKERYQVAYKRLDISSLFFELSDSLVSVNGNCFYISSNQFLVAEYGRNLRDFLTKKLWVKSCVDFGGLSVFESAVTYVSIFHLSKQETSILKYCKVRDLPFDQYSISYEKINYRNLNTEKWNMSSGRKEIIISKLKNNFKKLINYGKCSYGIVSGADKVFIMTKDQIQTLGIESECLLPLIRANDCDRYSIVKNHLYILYPFELIEKQTVLLSLNAIKNKYPATYKYLMSNEFLLKKRKDSRETFEHVENWYTLTRFGQLEVFSQNEKIIFPGEQRAMKFGINQNQAGYSGARVFGISLKSNVVDLKYILGILNSKLIEFFIHNTFPLKQGGYYSMSSTMIDNLPIAISKNTSKVAEIVNNIFLKKSEKLDTTKLETAINNLTYRIYDLTFEEVCLIEPEFSLTEKEYYDLNVD